From a region of the Gordonia sp. PP30 genome:
- a CDS encoding YihY/virulence factor BrkB family protein, which produces MATITARLDDFQRRHPKAGYPLAVLYKFFDDQGGYLAALITYYGFVSLFPLLLVFTTVLGMLLEHNEGLRDRIVSSVLEQIPVVGEQLSDPSALSGGPVAVIIGLAGALYGGLGVAVASQNAMNVVWTVPRNCRPNPILVRVRGFVLLFTVGLTLVLLVGVSIAVTALRVGGDVGSLLTQIGSALLMLILFVFAFRFGTARTLTVTDVLPGAVVAAIGWQVLQHFGGVYIERVIARTQQINGVFAVVLGLLAFIYLAAILLVFSLEINAVRVDKLYPRAVLTEFTDAVDLQRGDIRAYTRSAQAQRAKGFEIIDVAFDNPREHPSNEPERGTADQPTSPLSTRPPER; this is translated from the coding sequence ATGGCGACCATCACCGCCCGTCTCGACGACTTCCAGCGCCGGCACCCTAAGGCCGGGTACCCGCTGGCCGTCCTGTACAAGTTTTTCGACGATCAGGGCGGCTACCTGGCCGCCCTCATCACCTACTACGGGTTCGTCTCGCTGTTCCCGCTACTCCTGGTGTTCACGACCGTCCTCGGTATGCTCCTCGAGCACAACGAAGGCCTGCGCGATCGAATCGTCAGCTCGGTGCTGGAGCAGATCCCCGTGGTCGGTGAGCAACTGAGCGATCCGTCTGCGCTCAGCGGGGGCCCCGTCGCCGTGATCATCGGCCTGGCCGGCGCCCTCTATGGTGGGCTCGGCGTCGCCGTGGCCTCGCAGAACGCCATGAACGTGGTGTGGACGGTACCGCGCAACTGCCGCCCCAACCCGATCCTCGTCCGCGTGCGCGGCTTCGTTCTGCTCTTCACAGTCGGGCTGACCCTGGTACTGCTGGTGGGCGTGAGCATCGCCGTAACCGCGCTGCGCGTCGGCGGCGACGTCGGCTCACTGCTCACTCAGATCGGCTCCGCGCTGCTGATGCTGATCCTCTTCGTCTTCGCATTTCGATTCGGCACCGCACGCACGCTCACCGTGACCGACGTGCTACCCGGCGCCGTGGTCGCGGCGATCGGCTGGCAGGTACTGCAGCATTTCGGCGGGGTCTACATCGAACGCGTCATCGCCCGCACGCAGCAGATCAACGGGGTCTTCGCGGTGGTGCTCGGACTGCTGGCGTTCATCTACCTCGCGGCGATCCTGCTGGTGTTCTCCTTGGAGATCAACGCGGTCCGCGTGGACAAGCTGTATCCGCGCGCCGTGCTCACCGAGTTCACCGACGCCGTCGACCTGCAGCGCGGAGACATCCGCGCCTACACCCGATCGGCGCAGGCCCAACGTGCCAAGGGCTTCGAGATCATCGACGTTGCGTTCGACAACCCTCGCGAGCACCCGAGCAATGAGCCGGAGCGCGGCACCGCCGACCAGCCCACGAGCCCGCTAAGCACTCGGCCCCCGGAGCGATAG
- the hypB gene encoding hydrogenase nickel incorporation protein HypB, with translation MGRFHRHDGTESGHTHAHADGSEHSHWHPGEGGHTHSEQLGDHSGYQTGGDRIDVLERIFDENDNAAAGNRSRLDDAGVVAVNLMSSPGAGKTTVLARTLQELAETVRVGVVEGDIETAIDADRLRPFAAQISLLNTGDGFGGECHLDAPMVARALDALDLAALDLLMIENVGNLVCPAEFEVGAHRRAMVFAVTEGEDKPLKYPVMFRSVETVLVNKTDLLPHLDFDIELFERNLRAINPRARTFYVSAKSGDGFDDWLQWLRGDVLAPARSNTAAASTSRR, from the coding sequence ATGGGGCGATTCCACCGGCACGATGGCACCGAGAGCGGACATACGCACGCGCACGCCGACGGCAGCGAACACAGCCATTGGCACCCCGGCGAGGGAGGGCATACTCACTCCGAGCAACTCGGCGACCATTCGGGGTACCAGACCGGCGGCGACAGGATCGACGTGCTGGAGCGGATCTTCGATGAGAACGACAATGCCGCGGCCGGGAATCGGTCACGTCTGGACGACGCGGGCGTGGTTGCGGTGAACCTGATGTCCTCGCCGGGCGCCGGGAAGACGACCGTTCTGGCCCGGACCCTGCAAGAGCTTGCCGAGACCGTCCGGGTGGGGGTCGTGGAGGGGGACATCGAGACCGCGATCGACGCCGATCGACTGCGTCCCTTCGCGGCGCAGATCTCGCTTCTCAATACCGGGGACGGCTTCGGCGGCGAGTGCCACCTCGACGCCCCGATGGTGGCGCGAGCACTCGATGCGCTCGATCTGGCCGCCCTCGATCTCCTCATGATCGAGAACGTCGGCAACCTCGTGTGCCCGGCTGAATTCGAGGTCGGTGCGCACCGGCGGGCAATGGTTTTCGCGGTCACCGAGGGTGAGGACAAGCCGCTCAAGTATCCGGTCATGTTTCGCAGCGTCGAGACCGTGCTGGTGAACAAGACCGACCTGCTACCCCATCTCGACTTCGACATCGAGCTGTTCGAGCGCAATCTGCGGGCCATCAATCCCCGAGCGCGGACGTTCTACGTCAGTGCGAAGTCCGGCGACGGATTCGACGACTGGCTGCAGTGGCTCCGCGGCGACGTCCTCGCGCCCGCCCGGTCCAACACCGCTGCCGCTTCGACTTCTCGACGGTAG
- a CDS encoding hydrogenase maturation nickel metallochaperone HypA, producing the protein MHELSLCRSISVIAERAAAGREVTTIHLDVGELRQVVPETLTYCWTIVREDTALADSVLCVNQIPAVIACDDCQAQTRMRGIPILVCGSCGSGHVAVVTGEEFLLRSLDVRG; encoded by the coding sequence ATGCACGAACTGTCGCTGTGCCGCTCGATCAGCGTGATCGCCGAACGCGCCGCCGCGGGACGCGAGGTGACGACCATTCATCTCGACGTCGGTGAACTACGGCAAGTGGTCCCCGAGACGCTGACCTACTGTTGGACCATTGTTCGGGAGGACACCGCGCTCGCGGACAGCGTCCTCTGCGTCAACCAGATCCCCGCCGTGATTGCGTGCGATGACTGCCAGGCGCAGACTCGGATGCGCGGCATACCAATCCTGGTGTGCGGCAGCTGCGGAAGCGGGCACGTCGCCGTTGTCACCGGCGAAGAGTTCCTGCTGCGATCACTTGATGTGAGAGGTTGA
- a CDS encoding AraC family transcriptional regulator yields the protein MSGIFHLEAIDTRRLEHPPLPRLRPRGVPPSLAGREVFRSGDPDDARGFLARFLGANQLTVQTRDDEFAAVANLAELRGVAFAHIEFASSVTVEIPSAGPDVSVLVHTFGESATTVDDHHFTIDSTHGMVTSPGRRVRIHFAAPGSQMIVRIDRERMSRTLSRMLGRQVTEPIVFDPEFDLTAPRTVRWSIAMQLLSAELMTPDSLLQSGVGDNEIESLLASSLLLLQPHNYSGRVTPRPGRKSVVRACMAYIEQHLAERMTTADVAAAVHIGPRSLQQAFHDALGTTPTEYIRRRRLERVRDELLGASVGEGVTVTDTAADWGFTHLGEFSRAYKQRYGETPSQTLRGE from the coding sequence GTGTCTGGCATTTTCCATCTCGAGGCGATCGATACCCGGCGCCTGGAGCACCCGCCGCTGCCCCGGCTGCGCCCCCGCGGAGTACCTCCGTCGCTCGCGGGACGCGAGGTCTTCCGCTCCGGTGATCCCGACGACGCGAGGGGGTTCCTCGCCCGGTTCCTCGGAGCGAATCAGCTCACAGTACAAACACGCGACGACGAGTTCGCGGCCGTGGCGAACCTCGCCGAACTGCGCGGGGTCGCCTTCGCACACATCGAGTTCGCCAGTTCGGTGACGGTGGAGATACCCTCCGCCGGCCCGGACGTGAGCGTGCTGGTCCATACCTTCGGCGAGTCGGCGACGACGGTGGACGACCACCACTTCACCATCGACTCCACGCACGGCATGGTGACCTCTCCCGGCCGCCGCGTCCGCATTCACTTCGCAGCGCCGGGTTCGCAGATGATCGTGCGAATCGATCGCGAGCGGATGAGCCGGACGCTGTCCCGGATGCTCGGGCGGCAGGTGACCGAGCCGATCGTCTTCGACCCCGAGTTCGATCTCACCGCACCGCGTACGGTCCGGTGGAGCATCGCCATGCAGCTGTTGAGCGCGGAGCTGATGACACCGGACTCGCTGCTGCAGTCCGGCGTCGGCGACAACGAGATCGAGAGCCTTCTAGCCTCCTCTCTCCTTCTGCTGCAGCCGCACAATTACAGCGGCCGGGTCACCCCACGTCCGGGGCGTAAAAGCGTGGTGCGCGCGTGTATGGCGTATATCGAACAGCATCTAGCCGAACGAATGACCACCGCCGATGTCGCTGCTGCGGTGCACATCGGTCCTCGCAGCCTGCAGCAAGCCTTCCACGACGCGCTGGGAACCACGCCCACCGAGTACATCCGGCGTCGCCGACTGGAGCGGGTCCGCGACGAGCTACTCGGCGCGTCGGTCGGCGAAGGTGTGACGGTGACCGATACCGCAGCGGACTGGGGATTCACTCACCTCGGAGAGTTCTCCCGGGCATATAAGCAACGATACGGCGAGACCCCGTCGCAGACCCTGCGCGGCGAGTGA
- a CDS encoding DUF1641 domain-containing protein — translation MLPQDDDVQVSQQLRHSNVDALVERLDDPKTVAALLDLLDVLPTLSGTLVLLDGFYSNSEHILENIRGSLIEMTEMVSGTTEAESAQKLIKLGQQAVPVATQVADSGVLESLARARLIERAADPELLNTLGAVVDGVSKAAGDLAASPDRKLGVFKLLSALKDPDTSRGMDFALRVFKELGAGLDPRRTEQER, via the coding sequence ATGTTGCCGCAAGACGACGATGTGCAAGTGTCGCAACAGCTTCGACACAGCAATGTCGATGCACTCGTGGAGCGCCTGGACGATCCGAAGACCGTTGCAGCGCTGCTCGATCTCCTTGATGTTCTGCCGACGCTCTCGGGAACGCTGGTGCTTCTCGATGGCTTCTACAGCAATAGCGAGCACATCCTGGAGAACATCCGTGGATCCCTGATCGAGATGACCGAAATGGTCTCGGGCACCACTGAGGCCGAGTCGGCGCAGAAACTGATCAAGCTCGGCCAGCAAGCTGTCCCGGTCGCTACTCAAGTCGCCGACTCGGGCGTCCTGGAAAGCCTCGCCCGCGCGCGCTTGATCGAGCGGGCCGCTGACCCGGAGTTGCTCAATACTCTCGGCGCGGTCGTCGACGGCGTCAGCAAAGCAGCCGGCGACCTGGCTGCTTCGCCGGACCGCAAGCTCGGAGTGTTCAAACTTCTGAGTGCTCTGAAGGACCCGGATACCTCGCGCGGTATGGATTTTGCTCTTCGCGTATTCAAAGAACTCGGCGCGGGCCTGGATCCGCGGCGCACGGAACAGGAACGATAG
- a CDS encoding hydrogenase, with protein sequence MANVLWLQGGACSGNTMSFLNADEPSVVDLIVDFGLNILWHPSLGLELGENAKKIFNDCISGATALDIFVFEGTVIEGPNGTGRFDMFADRPMKDWVTDLAAAASIVVAIGDCACFGGLPATDPNPSDSTGVQFHRRTKGGFLGADWKAASGLPVINIPGCPAHPDWITQVIVALATGRAGDIALDDLHRPQTFFTGFVHNGCTRNTFFEFKQSTLTFGEGTRTGCLFYEFGCRGPMTHAPCNRILWNRQSSKTRAGMPCLGCTEPEFPFNDLAPGSVFKTQMIAGAIPKDLPPGEDHMTYLAMAAAARIAAPQWSKEDMFVV encoded by the coding sequence ATGGCGAACGTGCTCTGGTTACAGGGTGGCGCGTGCTCGGGAAACACGATGTCCTTCCTCAACGCGGATGAACCTAGTGTGGTCGACCTCATCGTCGACTTCGGACTGAACATCCTCTGGCATCCCTCGCTTGGTCTGGAGCTGGGCGAGAACGCGAAGAAGATCTTCAACGACTGTATCTCCGGTGCGACGGCGCTGGACATCTTCGTCTTCGAAGGCACCGTGATCGAGGGCCCCAACGGCACGGGCCGCTTCGACATGTTCGCCGATCGGCCGATGAAGGACTGGGTAACCGATCTGGCCGCGGCCGCCTCGATCGTGGTCGCGATCGGCGATTGTGCGTGCTTCGGCGGTCTGCCGGCCACGGATCCGAACCCGAGTGATTCGACGGGAGTCCAGTTTCACCGCCGCACCAAGGGAGGATTCCTGGGTGCCGATTGGAAGGCCGCGAGCGGCCTGCCGGTGATCAACATCCCCGGCTGCCCCGCGCATCCGGACTGGATCACCCAGGTGATCGTGGCTCTGGCGACCGGGCGTGCCGGCGATATCGCGCTCGACGATCTACATCGCCCGCAGACCTTCTTCACCGGATTCGTGCACAATGGCTGCACTCGCAATACGTTTTTCGAGTTCAAGCAGTCCACCCTCACGTTCGGTGAAGGCACTCGGACCGGTTGCCTGTTCTATGAGTTCGGGTGCCGCGGTCCGATGACCCACGCGCCCTGCAACCGGATCCTCTGGAATCGGCAGTCGTCCAAGACCCGTGCCGGTATGCCGTGCCTAGGATGCACCGAACCGGAGTTCCCGTTCAATGATCTGGCGCCGGGATCGGTGTTCAAGACACAGATGATCGCAGGTGCGATTCCTAAGGACCTGCCGCCCGGTGAGGACCATATGACATACCTAGCCATGGCCGCAGCAGCCCGCATCGCGGCCCCTCAATGGTCGAAAGAGGACATGTTCGTCGTCTAA
- a CDS encoding nickel-dependent hydrogenase large subunit has product MSTDISPDSDATTSIDLNVSPMGRVEGDLDVRVTITDGVVTNAWTQAMMFRGFETILRGKDIRAGLIMTPRICGICGGSHLYKACYALDTAFGTHVPHSATYVRNIAQACETLQSIPRYFYALFAVDLTHEKYRSSPLYDEACRRFTAYVGTSYQPGVVLSQKPVEVYAIFGGQWPHSSFMIPGGVMGAPTLTDVTRSYAILNHWKDNWLEKQWLGCSIDRWLENETWEDVLAWVEENDSQRNSDCGFFIRYALDVGLDTYGQGWGDYIAAGTYFEPSLYENPTIDGRNDALINRSGVYVQGEHYEFDQSRVSEDVAHSYYRGGDNVHPFDGTQDAIDPEAGAKSGKYSFAKAPRYSVPGHGRLPLEAGPLARRIIAGKPRTGEHQDYDPLFTDIMAKKGPSVFVRQLARMHEGPKYFKLVMDWLGKLDLHGSFYTKPEDPVNARGYGATEAARGALQDWVVIEDGKIANYNVITPSTWNIGPRDSEAVLGPIEKALIGSPVYDVNDPVELGHVARSFDSCLVCTVHAYDGKTGKELSSFVVNNMV; this is encoded by the coding sequence ATGAGTACTGATATCTCCCCCGATAGCGATGCGACCACCTCGATCGACCTGAACGTCAGCCCGATGGGGCGGGTTGAGGGCGACCTGGACGTTCGCGTCACGATCACCGACGGCGTGGTGACCAACGCCTGGACGCAGGCCATGATGTTTCGCGGTTTCGAGACGATCCTGCGCGGAAAGGATATCCGGGCAGGGTTGATCATGACCCCGCGAATCTGCGGGATCTGCGGCGGCAGCCACCTGTATAAGGCGTGCTATGCCCTTGATACGGCATTCGGGACTCACGTGCCGCACAGCGCGACCTATGTGCGCAACATTGCGCAGGCCTGTGAGACGTTGCAGTCCATTCCCCGATACTTCTACGCCCTTTTCGCGGTAGATCTGACGCACGAGAAGTATCGGTCGTCGCCGCTGTATGACGAGGCGTGCCGTCGCTTCACCGCATACGTGGGGACGAGCTATCAGCCCGGCGTGGTGCTGAGCCAGAAGCCGGTCGAGGTGTACGCGATCTTTGGCGGTCAGTGGCCGCACTCGTCGTTCATGATTCCCGGTGGGGTGATGGGCGCCCCGACGCTGACCGATGTGACGCGCTCCTATGCGATCTTGAACCACTGGAAGGACAACTGGCTCGAGAAGCAGTGGCTGGGATGTTCGATCGACCGATGGCTAGAGAACGAGACCTGGGAGGACGTTCTGGCCTGGGTCGAGGAAAACGACAGCCAGCGCAACTCCGACTGCGGCTTCTTCATTCGCTACGCGCTCGATGTCGGGTTGGACACCTACGGACAGGGCTGGGGTGACTACATCGCCGCCGGCACATACTTCGAGCCTTCCCTGTATGAGAACCCGACGATCGACGGTCGAAACGATGCGCTGATCAACCGGTCGGGGGTCTACGTCCAGGGCGAGCACTACGAGTTCGACCAGTCGCGGGTGTCCGAGGACGTTGCGCATTCGTACTACCGGGGCGGCGACAATGTGCATCCGTTCGACGGGACCCAGGATGCGATCGATCCGGAGGCCGGGGCCAAGAGCGGCAAGTACTCATTCGCCAAGGCCCCCCGGTACTCCGTCCCCGGACATGGTCGGCTCCCGCTGGAGGCGGGACCGCTGGCCCGCCGGATCATCGCGGGAAAGCCGAGGACCGGAGAGCATCAGGACTACGACCCGCTATTCACCGACATCATGGCGAAGAAGGGGCCGAGCGTGTTCGTTCGGCAGCTTGCCAGGATGCACGAGGGGCCGAAGTACTTCAAGTTGGTGATGGACTGGCTGGGAAAACTGGACCTGCACGGATCCTTCTACACCAAGCCCGAGGATCCGGTGAACGCCCGTGGCTATGGGGCCACTGAAGCGGCGCGGGGGGCGCTCCAGGATTGGGTCGTTATCGAGGACGGCAAGATCGCCAACTACAACGTGATCACGCCGAGTACCTGGAACATCGGGCCGCGGGACTCCGAGGCCGTGCTGGGACCTATCGAGAAGGCGCTCATCGGGTCGCCTGTGTACGATGTGAACGACCCGGTCGAGCTTGGGCATGTGGCGCGTAGCTTTGATTCGTGCCTCGTGTGCACCGTTCACGCCTACGACGGGAAGACGGGCAAGGAGTTGTCGTCATTCGTTGTCAACAACATGGTGTGA
- a CDS encoding hydrogenase maturation protease yields MAQRTPIELLDDGMEWPRHRLLVIGCGNILRGDDAAGPVLVRRLWEREVLGSQVRLADGGTSGMNVAFEMRHADRVLIVDAAATGAKAGTVYRVPASEIAELPPVGSLGSHDFRWDHAVAVGRWLLGAQMPDEIDVYLIEGESYEFGRPLSDAVDRAVDRVSELVIEQAQALGV; encoded by the coding sequence ATGGCGCAACGAACCCCGATTGAGCTGCTCGACGACGGCATGGAATGGCCGCGGCATCGCTTGCTGGTGATCGGTTGCGGCAACATCCTGCGCGGCGATGATGCCGCCGGCCCGGTTCTGGTGCGGAGACTTTGGGAGCGGGAGGTGCTCGGATCGCAGGTCCGGTTAGCCGACGGCGGGACGAGCGGGATGAACGTCGCGTTCGAGATGCGTCACGCCGATCGGGTGCTGATCGTGGATGCGGCAGCGACCGGCGCAAAGGCCGGGACCGTCTACCGGGTGCCGGCCTCCGAGATTGCCGAGTTGCCGCCGGTCGGCTCGCTGGGCAGCCACGACTTTCGATGGGACCACGCGGTCGCCGTGGGCAGATGGCTGCTCGGGGCACAGATGCCTGACGAGATCGATGTGTATCTCATCGAGGGTGAGTCCTATGAGTTCGGGCGTCCGCTGAGCGATGCGGTTGACCGTGCCGTCGATCGCGTGAGCGAACTGGTCATCGAGCAAGCGCAGGCGCTGGGGGTGTGA
- the hypF gene encoding carbamoyltransferase HypF has product MRLRRRSALRGVVQGVGFRPHVARIASRYRVTGFCGNDDESVFIEAQGEAREVECFLDAVVSDLPPLARIVSRDEEQVPVIDDDEGFRIVASRSAPGALTLVPPDIAVCEDCLREMADPGDRRYGYPLINCTNCGPRFAIIVDLPYDRASTTLARFAMCAECAAEYDDPTNRRFHAEPTSCFACGPRLWLETADGEVAQWDEAIEQARRILADGGVVAVKGLGGFMLMCNARDDVAVERLRTRKRRPAKPFAVMTADVSAAARFADLGDEHQRELASPQRPIVLAPLRAGSGLAPAVAPGLDQIGVMLPSAPVHALLVKDDEVVVATSANRSGEPLCYRNESVLEALGGIADAFLLNDRDIHVPVEDSVLLADDDCVLPIRRSRGFAPLPIALTSSAGPSVLAVGGELKSTFTLTRDRMAFVSAHIGDMGSLAAQGAFERSVDQLVAAHRCAPALLVADAHPGYHATAWAQRRGAESGTPVLHVQHHHAHALSLLAEHGAVGRSVLCLVLDGTGYGGDGTIWGGELLRVEGSHAERVWHLPEFALPGGDSAVSKPWKSAVALLAACGCADEAGPSAVAADPAELAVVRGQLRTGIATVPTTSAGRLFDAVASLLGIRHTVSFEAQAAMELECAARRCAQLNHRVDGDLDVPALISDLLARRNAGEPVACLARRFHIGFVHLIVRAVVDHLDGAQAVGLTGGVFQNRILVGLLMSELRRRLPEVPVLTHRVVPANDGGLSLGQAVAGHLLLSGKGEARCA; this is encoded by the coding sequence ATGCGACTTCGTCGTCGGTCCGCGCTGCGCGGCGTTGTCCAGGGCGTCGGATTCCGTCCGCACGTAGCCCGGATCGCGAGCCGCTACCGGGTTACCGGATTCTGCGGCAACGACGACGAATCGGTCTTCATCGAGGCACAGGGCGAAGCCCGGGAGGTCGAGTGCTTTCTCGATGCGGTGGTCTCGGACTTGCCGCCACTTGCGCGCATCGTCTCCCGCGACGAGGAACAAGTTCCGGTGATCGACGACGATGAGGGCTTCCGGATCGTCGCCAGTCGATCCGCGCCGGGGGCATTGACCCTTGTTCCGCCGGATATCGCCGTCTGCGAGGACTGCCTGCGGGAGATGGCCGACCCGGGCGATCGCCGCTACGGGTATCCGCTGATCAACTGCACAAACTGCGGCCCCCGGTTCGCCATCATCGTAGATCTGCCGTACGACAGGGCCTCGACCACGCTCGCCCGTTTCGCCATGTGCGCCGAGTGTGCCGCGGAGTACGACGATCCGACCAATCGGCGATTCCACGCGGAGCCGACGAGCTGTTTCGCGTGTGGGCCCCGGCTCTGGTTGGAGACGGCCGACGGTGAGGTCGCGCAGTGGGATGAGGCGATCGAACAGGCGCGCCGCATCCTCGCCGACGGCGGCGTCGTCGCGGTGAAGGGCCTCGGCGGCTTCATGCTCATGTGCAACGCCCGCGATGACGTCGCCGTCGAACGGCTGCGAACGCGCAAGCGCAGGCCGGCTAAACCCTTTGCGGTGATGACTGCGGACGTGAGCGCTGCGGCCCGATTCGCGGATCTCGGCGACGAGCACCAGCGCGAGCTGGCCAGTCCGCAGCGGCCCATCGTATTGGCGCCCCTGCGCGCGGGCAGTGGCCTGGCCCCGGCGGTGGCCCCCGGGCTGGACCAGATCGGCGTGATGCTGCCCTCGGCACCGGTCCACGCTTTGCTCGTGAAGGATGACGAGGTCGTGGTGGCCACGAGCGCAAACCGCAGCGGTGAGCCGCTCTGCTATCGCAACGAGTCGGTGCTGGAGGCACTCGGTGGTATCGCCGACGCCTTCCTGCTGAATGATCGTGACATTCACGTTCCCGTCGAGGACTCGGTGCTGCTCGCGGATGACGACTGCGTGCTGCCGATCCGCCGCAGCCGCGGATTCGCGCCGTTGCCGATCGCGCTGACATCCTCGGCGGGGCCCAGCGTCTTGGCCGTCGGCGGGGAACTGAAAAGCACCTTCACCCTGACCCGCGACCGGATGGCGTTCGTGAGTGCGCATATCGGAGATATGGGCTCGCTGGCTGCACAGGGAGCCTTCGAGCGCAGCGTCGACCAACTGGTCGCCGCCCACCGGTGTGCGCCGGCCCTCCTGGTGGCCGATGCGCATCCCGGTTATCACGCGACGGCCTGGGCGCAGCGTCGGGGCGCGGAGTCGGGGACCCCGGTGCTGCATGTTCAGCATCACCACGCGCATGCGCTGAGCCTGCTCGCTGAGCATGGTGCCGTCGGCCGGTCGGTCCTGTGCCTGGTTCTGGACGGCACCGGATATGGCGGTGACGGCACCATCTGGGGCGGTGAACTGCTGCGCGTTGAGGGCTCGCACGCCGAGCGGGTCTGGCACCTGCCCGAGTTCGCACTGCCCGGCGGTGACAGCGCGGTATCCAAGCCGTGGAAGTCGGCAGTAGCGTTGCTGGCAGCGTGCGGGTGCGCGGACGAGGCGGGCCCATCGGCGGTCGCGGCCGACCCCGCAGAGCTCGCCGTTGTGCGGGGGCAACTGCGTACCGGCATTGCTACGGTCCCTACAACGAGCGCAGGACGACTCTTCGACGCTGTGGCGTCACTGCTCGGTATCCGCCATACGGTCAGCTTCGAGGCGCAGGCGGCCATGGAACTGGAGTGCGCCGCGCGCCGCTGTGCGCAGCTCAATCATCGAGTGGATGGCGATCTGGATGTGCCGGCGTTGATCTCCGACTTGCTGGCCCGTCGGAACGCCGGTGAACCGGTGGCTTGTCTGGCACGCCGGTTCCACATCGGCTTCGTTCACCTCATCGTCCGCGCGGTCGTCGACCATCTTGACGGTGCGCAGGCGGTGGGGTTGACCGGGGGAGTGTTTCAGAACCGGATTCTGGTCGGCCTGCTCATGTCTGAACTGCGCCGCCGTCTGCCCGAGGTGCCGGTGCTCACCCACCGGGTGGTCCCGGCCAACGACGGCGGTCTGAGCCTGGGGCAGGCCGTCGCCGGTCACCTGCTGCTGTCGGGGAAGGGAGAAGCGCGATGTGCCTAG
- a CDS encoding HypC/HybG/HupF family hydrogenase formation chaperone, translated as MQRWEEGAAPFAVADFAGERRKISLAFLPELTVGDFVIVHAGFALTRVPPENVEMVMESITAAGLLVTADGAPADDGSAEHPLAPEPAP; from the coding sequence GTGCAGCGATGGGAGGAGGGCGCGGCCCCGTTTGCGGTGGCCGACTTTGCTGGTGAGCGGCGCAAGATCAGTCTCGCCTTCTTGCCCGAGCTGACCGTCGGTGACTTCGTGATCGTGCACGCTGGATTTGCGCTGACGCGGGTGCCGCCGGAGAACGTCGAGATGGTGATGGAGAGCATCACCGCCGCCGGGTTGTTGGTTACAGCCGACGGCGCACCGGCCGATGACGGCTCGGCCGAACACCCTCTCGCACCGGAGCCCGCACCGTGA
- a CDS encoding HypC/HybG/HupF family hydrogenase formation chaperone, translated as MARSMAAGADIYVAGAPSIGLADVHLVGREAAERALRDQVRPGDTIIVCGDFGSRPATRDRVLRRAPAWGVGAVWLGRGNPPEAGLALCIPTDDPSAALSDLIRGARELSADEATMAPSSVDCTDEVCVTCSDEGRLGEVIALSGGPYLPAVVRTADGVEEVDVMLVGDIAIGDLVLVHAGGAIARIVEPPVEENQ; from the coding sequence GTGGCGCGCTCGATGGCGGCCGGCGCCGACATCTATGTGGCGGGCGCTCCCTCGATCGGACTTGCCGACGTTCACCTCGTTGGGCGGGAGGCGGCCGAACGTGCCCTGCGCGACCAGGTCCGCCCGGGCGACACGATCATCGTGTGCGGTGACTTCGGCTCTCGCCCCGCGACGCGCGATCGGGTTCTGCGGCGGGCGCCGGCGTGGGGCGTCGGCGCGGTGTGGTTGGGAAGGGGTAACCCGCCGGAAGCCGGTCTAGCGCTCTGCATCCCGACCGACGACCCGAGTGCCGCGCTGTCGGATCTCATACGCGGCGCCCGGGAACTGAGTGCAGACGAGGCGACGATGGCGCCGTCGTCCGTCGACTGCACCGATGAGGTCTGCGTGACCTGCAGCGATGAGGGACGCCTCGGTGAGGTTATCGCGCTGTCGGGCGGCCCCTACCTACCGGCGGTCGTTCGTACGGCCGATGGCGTGGAAGAGGTCGACGTCATGCTCGTCGGCGACATCGCCATCGGTGACCTCGTGCTTGTGCACGCCGGTGGCGCGATCGCCCGGATCGTGGAACCACCAGTGGAGGAGAATCAATGA